The Halobacterium litoreum genome includes a region encoding these proteins:
- the argC gene encoding N-acetyl-gamma-glutamyl-phosphate reductase encodes MAVTGDATDEESATTTASVVGASGFAGGELLRLLAGHPEFAVAQATSREYANKTVGSVHPNLRGLDLRFSEPSDLDSVDVLFAAAPHGVAMEHVDAWRDAAGTVVDLSADFRLETEAQYDDWYDGHSAPEHLEDAVYALPEISRDDLPGADLIAGGGCNATATILGLLPLAEAGLLEGAHVVVDVKVGSSEGGAGGGAASSHAERSGVVRPYAPTGHRHEAEIEQELGLSVSFTAHAVDMVRGASATCHVFPDGPVSKTDLWGTYRETYGDEPFVETVAGGSGVYRYPEPKAVAGTNKAEVGFEVDPENGRVVTFSAIDNVVKGSAGQAVHAANVALGFAETAGLEQYGMHPVGSP; translated from the coding sequence ATGGCAGTGACCGGAGACGCGACAGACGAGGAGAGCGCGACGACGACGGCGAGCGTCGTCGGCGCGAGCGGGTTCGCGGGCGGCGAACTCCTGCGCCTGCTCGCCGGCCACCCCGAATTCGCGGTGGCGCAGGCGACCAGCCGCGAGTACGCGAACAAGACCGTCGGCAGCGTCCACCCGAACCTCCGCGGCCTCGACCTGCGGTTCTCGGAGCCGTCGGACCTCGACTCCGTGGACGTGCTGTTCGCGGCGGCGCCCCACGGCGTCGCGATGGAGCACGTCGACGCGTGGCGGGACGCCGCCGGCACCGTCGTCGACCTGAGCGCGGACTTCCGCCTCGAAACGGAGGCGCAGTACGACGACTGGTACGACGGCCACAGCGCGCCCGAACACCTCGAAGACGCGGTGTACGCGCTCCCCGAGATTTCCCGCGACGACCTACCGGGCGCGGACCTCATCGCGGGCGGCGGCTGTAACGCCACTGCGACGATTCTGGGGCTGCTCCCGCTGGCCGAGGCCGGCCTATTGGAGGGCGCACACGTCGTCGTGGACGTGAAAGTCGGCTCCTCGGAGGGCGGCGCCGGCGGCGGCGCGGCGTCCTCGCACGCCGAGCGCTCGGGCGTCGTGCGCCCGTACGCGCCGACCGGCCACCGCCACGAGGCCGAAATCGAGCAGGAACTCGGGCTCTCCGTGTCGTTCACGGCGCACGCCGTGGACATGGTGCGGGGCGCGAGCGCGACCTGTCACGTGTTCCCCGACGGACCGGTCTCGAAGACCGACCTCTGGGGCACCTACCGCGAGACGTACGGCGACGAGCCGTTCGTGGAGACGGTGGCGGGCGGGAGCGGCGTCTACCGCTACCCCGAACCGAAGGCCGTCGCCGGCACCAACAAGGCCGAGGTTGGCTTCGAGGTGGACCCCGAGAACGGCCGCGTCGTGACGTTCTCGGCCATCGACAACGTCGTGAAGGGGTCTGCCGGGCAGGCCGTCCACGCGGCGAACGTCGCGCTCGGCTTCGCGGAGACGGCGGGACTCGAACAGTACGGGATGCACCCGGTGGGGAGTCCATGA
- the lysX gene encoding lysine biosynthesis protein LysX, producing MHVGILYSRIRRDEKLLLTELRERGHDVTKIDVREHGFALDGTDAPLADCDIVVDRCLATSRSTYLTRFCESYGVPVVNSAETASVCADKAETSLALADAGVPTPDTTVAFTTESALDAIEQYGYPCVLKPVVGSWGRLMAKIESRSAAEAILEHKDTLGHYEHSVFYVQEYVEKPGRDVRVLAADGEPIAAMTRSGDHWLTNAAKGSETADFEVDDELAALVAKASDAVGGGLLGVDAMETESGDYTIHEVNHTVEFKALNDATGVDVPAAVVDWLETKAAQTVEVTA from the coding sequence CTCTACTCCCGCATCCGTCGGGACGAGAAACTCCTCCTGACGGAACTCCGGGAGCGCGGCCACGACGTGACGAAGATAGACGTGCGCGAGCACGGCTTCGCGCTCGACGGCACCGACGCCCCCCTCGCGGACTGCGATATCGTCGTCGACCGGTGTCTCGCCACCAGTCGCTCGACGTACCTCACGCGGTTCTGTGAGTCCTACGGCGTCCCCGTCGTGAACAGCGCCGAGACGGCGTCGGTCTGCGCGGACAAGGCCGAGACGAGTCTCGCGCTCGCGGATGCGGGCGTGCCGACGCCCGATACCACCGTCGCGTTTACCACGGAGAGCGCGCTCGACGCCATCGAACAGTACGGCTACCCCTGCGTGCTGAAGCCCGTCGTCGGGTCGTGGGGGCGCCTGATGGCGAAAATCGAGTCCCGCAGCGCCGCCGAGGCCATCCTCGAACACAAGGACACGCTCGGGCACTACGAGCACAGCGTGTTCTACGTCCAGGAGTACGTGGAGAAGCCGGGCCGCGACGTGCGCGTGCTCGCCGCCGACGGCGAGCCCATCGCGGCGATGACGCGCTCGGGCGACCACTGGCTCACGAACGCCGCGAAGGGCTCCGAGACGGCCGACTTCGAGGTCGACGACGAACTCGCGGCCCTCGTCGCGAAGGCGAGCGACGCGGTGGGCGGCGGTTTGCTCGGGGTCGACGCAATGGAAACGGAATCGGGCGACTACACGATTCACGAGGTGAACCACACGGTGGAGTTCAAGGCGCTGAACGACGCGACCGGCGTGGACGTGCCCGCCGCCGTCGTGGACTGGCTGGAGACGAAAGCCGCTCAGACCGTGGAGGTTACCGCGTGA
- a CDS encoding acetylglutamate/acetylaminoadipate kinase, whose protein sequence is MARVTVVVKIGGARAVDPAGAVTDVAHLTVNDEDVVVVHGGSTAVDDALDDYGKEPEYVESPSGMTGRFTDAETMGVFTMAMGKVNTDLVAAFENAGVPAVGLNGVDGSLLSGPRKSAVKVVEDGKKKIRRGDHSGKITDVNTDLLCAQLDAGYVPVVSVPMLADDGTAVNADADRAAAAVAGALDATLVVLTDVAGVYEDPDDEGSLIEAVRTPGELAAAEDAAEGFMSKKVLAATEALESGAEEVVVSDANARDPVVRALSGAGTHFDPEAV, encoded by the coding sequence GTGGCTCGCGTGACGGTAGTCGTCAAAATCGGCGGCGCGCGCGCCGTCGACCCGGCGGGTGCCGTGACCGACGTTGCGCACCTGACGGTGAACGACGAGGACGTGGTCGTGGTCCACGGCGGGTCGACCGCGGTGGACGACGCGCTCGACGACTACGGGAAGGAGCCCGAATACGTCGAGTCGCCGTCCGGGATGACCGGGCGGTTCACCGACGCGGAGACGATGGGCGTGTTCACGATGGCGATGGGGAAGGTGAACACCGACCTCGTCGCGGCGTTCGAGAACGCGGGCGTGCCCGCCGTCGGCCTGAACGGCGTGGACGGCAGTCTGCTCTCGGGGCCGCGGAAGTCCGCCGTAAAGGTCGTCGAGGACGGGAAGAAGAAGATTCGCCGCGGCGACCACTCGGGGAAGATTACGGACGTGAACACCGACCTCCTGTGCGCCCAACTGGACGCGGGCTACGTGCCCGTGGTGTCGGTGCCGATGCTCGCGGACGACGGCACCGCGGTGAACGCCGACGCGGACCGCGCGGCGGCCGCCGTCGCTGGCGCGCTGGACGCCACGCTCGTCGTGTTGACGGACGTGGCGGGCGTCTACGAGGACCCCGACGACGAGGGGTCGCTCATCGAGGCGGTGCGCACGCCCGGCGAACTCGCGGCCGCGGAGGACGCCGCGGAGGGGTTCATGTCGAAGAAGGTACTCGCCGCGACGGAGGCCCTGGAAAGCGGCGCCGAGGAGGTCGTCGTGTCGGACGCGAACGCCCGCGACCCCGTGGTGCGGGCGCTCTCCGGCGCGGGGACGCATTTCGACCCGGAGGCAGTATGA
- a CDS encoding aspartate aminotransferase family protein has protein sequence MSGFVFGEKPIGIESGEGVHLYGEDGTEYLDFGASYACAPVGHCHPDVVSAVEEQASDLLFVQGSYPTETRAALYDRLAGLAPGDCSNVWLCNSGTEANEAALKFARHATGREKVVAAKRAFHGRTLGALAATWKPKYREGFAVPENVEFVDYGDSEALAEAVDEETAAVLLEPVQGEGGVNPAPEGYLAAAREACDDAGAALVFDEIQTGLGRTGSLWACENAGVEPDVLTVAKGLASGLPIGATLCAGWIAEDAGNHGSTFSGGPVPCAAALATLDVIEDEGLAGHASEVGAHFQSELADLPVRDVRGEGLLVGVEVKRGANRALPSLAMEHGILALPAGRTVVRFLPPLTVSEGDVETVASALEAVL, from the coding sequence ATGAGCGGATTCGTCTTCGGGGAGAAACCCATCGGCATCGAGTCCGGCGAGGGCGTCCACCTGTACGGCGAGGACGGCACCGAGTACCTCGACTTCGGCGCGTCCTACGCGTGTGCGCCGGTCGGCCACTGCCACCCCGACGTGGTGAGTGCCGTCGAGGAGCAGGCGAGCGACCTGTTGTTCGTGCAGGGGTCGTACCCGACCGAGACGCGCGCGGCGCTGTACGACCGCCTCGCGGGGCTCGCGCCCGGCGACTGCTCGAACGTCTGGCTCTGTAATTCGGGGACGGAGGCCAACGAGGCGGCGCTGAAGTTCGCGCGCCACGCCACCGGCCGCGAGAAGGTGGTGGCGGCCAAGCGCGCGTTCCACGGGCGCACGCTCGGCGCGCTCGCGGCGACGTGGAAGCCGAAATACCGCGAGGGCTTCGCGGTGCCCGAGAACGTCGAGTTCGTGGACTACGGCGACAGCGAGGCGCTCGCCGAGGCCGTAGACGAGGAGACAGCCGCCGTCCTGCTCGAACCCGTGCAGGGCGAGGGCGGCGTGAACCCCGCGCCCGAGGGGTACCTCGCGGCGGCCCGCGAGGCCTGCGACGACGCGGGCGCGGCGCTCGTGTTCGACGAGATTCAGACCGGCCTCGGGCGCACCGGGAGCCTGTGGGCGTGCGAGAACGCGGGCGTCGAACCCGACGTCCTGACGGTCGCGAAGGGGCTGGCGTCCGGCCTCCCGATTGGCGCGACGCTGTGCGCCGGCTGGATTGCCGAGGACGCAGGCAACCACGGGTCGACGTTCTCCGGCGGCCCCGTCCCCTGCGCCGCGGCGCTCGCCACCCTCGACGTCATCGAGGACGAGGGGCTGGCGGGCCACGCGAGCGAGGTGGGCGCGCACTTCCAGTCCGAGCTCGCCGACCTCCCGGTTCGGGACGTGCGCGGCGAGGGTCTGCTAGTCGGTGTCGAGGTGAAACGGGGGGCGAACCGCGCGCTCCCGAGTCTCGCGATGGAACACGGGATTCTCGCGCTCCCGGCCGGTCGGACGGTAGTGCGCTTCCTCCCGCCGCTGACGGTGTCTGAGGGAGACGTCGAGACGGTGGCGTCGGCGCTGGAGGCGGTGCTGTGA